TGTGATCGTCGTTCTCGACATCGATTTCGATTACTACTAGGGTCGGATCAAACCCCTCTTCGGCTGTCATCTCCGCCTCGGCCGCAGCGCGCACCTCTGCCTCCCAAGTAGCGGCGGTCGTGGCGAGGTAGGCCCGTGTCGCTCCCCGCTCAGCGGCCACGCGCGCCGAGTTTCCGACCGCGATATACGCCTGTGCAAAGCGGCCGAGATCGACACTCACGAGGCAGAGCGCTACGAGCAGTGGCAAGCAAACGGCCAGTTCCGTCGCCGCTGCTGCGCGACGCTGTCGCACGATTGTGATGCGTGATATTCGAGTCATTGTCACCACTCCCCAGCGCTGCTGTGCCATGCGTT
This window of the Pirellula staleyi DSM 6068 genome carries:
- a CDS encoding pilus assembly protein, with the protein product MAQQRWGVVTMTRISRITIVRQRRAAAATELAVCLPLLVALCLVSVDLGRFAQAYIAVGNSARVAAERGATRAYLATTAATWEAEVRAAAEAEMTAEEGFDPTLVVIEIDVENDDHNLPRGTVRVTYPLRLVMDWPGIPRDIPLTRQVSIRRFR